The Miscanthus floridulus cultivar M001 unplaced genomic scaffold, ASM1932011v1 os_2044_1_2, whole genome shotgun sequence genome includes a window with the following:
- the LOC136534557 gene encoding exocyst complex component SEC3A-like, which translates to MRVAKSRGSGGGLAKVKLTSRQNMAKPRVLAVTTKVKGQKTKSFLRVLKYSNGGVLEPAKVYKIKHLHKIEVAQNDPSGCTFVFLGFDNLRSQSVAPPQWTMRNKEDR; encoded by the exons ATGCGCGTCGCCAAGagccgcggcagcggcggcggcttggCCAAGGTCAAGCTCACCTCCCGCCAGAATATGGCCAAGCCCCGCGTCCTCGCCGTCACCA CCAAGGTCAAAGGGCAGAAGACCAAGTCGTTCCTGCGGGTGCTCAAGTACTCCAATGGCGGCGTCCTCGAG CCGGCAAAGGTGTACAAGATCAAGCATCTCCACAAGATAGAGGTCGCCCAAAACGATCCCAGCGGCTGCACCTTCGTCTTCCTG GGGTTTGACAACCTGAGAAGCCAGAGTGTCGCACCTCCACAATGGACCATGCGCAACAAAGAGGACAGGTGA